Proteins encoded within one genomic window of Chelatococcus sp. HY11:
- a CDS encoding ABC transporter substrate-binding protein, translating into MAKKYLAALALTAAISGLAVSAAWSQSSGVSDDVVRIGVLTDMSGQFSDQAGPGSVAAVRMAVEDFGGKVLGKPVEVMVADHQNRNEVAVAKAREWFDVQKVDMIANLINSSIALSVVSIAKEKDKIAIVNGSGTSRLTMDACTPNSIHYAYDTYALAKGTGQTLIEKGGTSWFFLTADYAFGHALEADTSAAVKAAKGDIVGSVRYPIDTMDHSSFLLQAQASKAKVVAIAGSGTVFVNAVKSARDYGISDGGQTIAGLLVWLPDTHALGLDTAQGMILTDAFYWDRDEATRAWSKRFYDKMGRMPHMGDAGDYSSTMHYLKAIQAAGTDDAKAVMAKMKSTPVNDFFAKDGIIREDGRFIHDMYVYQVKSPQESQAPWDYYKLVKTIPRDEAFRPLSESTCPLVKK; encoded by the coding sequence ATGGCAAAAAAATACTTGGCCGCGCTGGCGCTTACGGCTGCGATTTCGGGATTGGCGGTCTCCGCCGCATGGTCGCAATCGTCCGGGGTTTCCGATGATGTCGTACGTATCGGCGTTCTGACGGATATGTCCGGTCAGTTTTCCGACCAGGCCGGCCCGGGTTCCGTAGCCGCGGTCCGCATGGCGGTCGAGGACTTCGGCGGCAAGGTGCTCGGCAAGCCTGTCGAGGTTATGGTGGCCGACCACCAGAACCGCAATGAGGTCGCGGTCGCAAAGGCCCGCGAGTGGTTCGACGTTCAGAAAGTCGACATGATCGCCAACCTGATCAACTCGTCGATCGCGCTGTCCGTTGTGTCTATCGCCAAGGAGAAGGACAAAATCGCGATTGTGAACGGCTCGGGCACGTCACGTCTGACGATGGACGCCTGCACGCCTAACAGCATCCACTATGCCTATGACACTTACGCCCTTGCCAAGGGCACGGGCCAGACACTGATCGAGAAGGGCGGGACGAGTTGGTTCTTCCTGACCGCCGACTACGCTTTCGGCCATGCGTTGGAGGCGGACACTTCGGCGGCGGTGAAGGCTGCCAAGGGAGACATCGTTGGATCCGTGCGCTATCCCATCGACACGATGGACCATTCATCGTTCCTGCTGCAGGCACAGGCTTCAAAGGCGAAGGTCGTAGCCATTGCGGGTTCCGGAACGGTTTTCGTGAACGCGGTGAAATCCGCCAGGGACTATGGCATCTCGGATGGAGGCCAGACGATCGCCGGCCTCCTCGTCTGGCTGCCGGATACCCACGCTCTAGGGCTGGATACGGCGCAAGGCATGATCCTCACCGACGCCTTCTATTGGGATCGCGACGAGGCAACGCGTGCCTGGTCGAAGCGCTTCTACGACAAGATGGGCCGCATGCCGCATATGGGTGACGCAGGCGACTACTCGTCGACCATGCACTATCTAAAGGCTATCCAAGCTGCCGGCACCGACGATGCCAAGGCTGTCATGGCCAAGATGAAGTCGACGCCCGTCAACGACTTCTTCGCCAAGGATGGGATCATCCGGGAGGACGGTCGCTTCATCCACGATATGTATGTTTACCAAGTGAAGTCGCCCCAGGAATCGCAGGCGCCCTGGGACTACTACAAGCTGGTCAAGACGATCCCCCGTGACGAGGCTTTCCGACCACTTTCTGAAAGCACTTGCCCCCTCGTTAAGAAGTGA
- a CDS encoding helix-turn-helix domain-containing protein — MKSAATAKASRPESGEAAAVPAPTSLERNCSVGRAIALLSDAWAFLVIRECLFGARRFDEFQARLKVPRQTLTERLKRLTDQGILKRLAYLDRPPRYEYRLTEMGLDLYPSMIAMLRFGDKWLDGTPRIPLRLIHKNCACHSEPIVACSACGEELKAREVSYRDGPGAGKSAPVEFRRSRRSSDSEHYNRGRPSSVSRTLQIIGDRWTFKVSREAFLGARRFDEFQERLNIAPNILTDRLNRLVDKGIFERRLYQHLPDRFEYRLTTMGLDLYGPFVAILAWGDRWLSKEAPPMILTHKTCGRDFTPKVICDKCRQPIHAWEMAYERNYDMTEDGEVRIREYDP, encoded by the coding sequence GTGAAATCTGCCGCAACGGCAAAGGCGTCGAGGCCGGAAAGTGGCGAAGCGGCGGCGGTGCCCGCTCCGACCTCGCTCGAACGGAACTGCTCAGTCGGGCGGGCCATCGCGCTCCTCTCCGACGCGTGGGCGTTCCTTGTCATCCGCGAATGTCTCTTCGGCGCCCGGCGCTTCGATGAATTCCAAGCGCGCCTGAAGGTGCCCCGACAGACGCTGACCGAGCGGCTCAAGCGCCTGACAGATCAGGGTATCCTCAAACGCCTCGCCTATCTCGATCGGCCTCCGCGTTACGAGTACCGCCTCACTGAAATGGGGCTCGATCTTTATCCCAGCATGATCGCGATGCTGCGATTCGGCGACAAATGGCTCGACGGCACGCCACGAATCCCGCTGCGGTTGATACACAAAAACTGCGCCTGCCATAGCGAGCCGATCGTCGCCTGTTCAGCCTGCGGCGAGGAACTTAAAGCGCGGGAAGTCAGCTATCGCGACGGACCAGGGGCTGGGAAGAGCGCGCCGGTCGAATTTAGGCGGTCCCGTCGTTCGTCCGACAGCGAGCACTATAATCGCGGCCGCCCCTCTTCGGTCTCGCGCACCTTGCAGATCATAGGCGACCGCTGGACCTTCAAGGTCTCCCGCGAAGCCTTCCTCGGGGCGCGCCGTTTCGACGAATTCCAGGAGCGGCTGAACATTGCGCCAAACATCCTGACAGATCGCCTTAACCGACTGGTGGACAAAGGAATCTTTGAGCGACGCCTCTACCAGCACCTTCCGGACAGGTTCGAGTATCGCCTCACGACGATGGGGCTGGATCTCTATGGACCTTTCGTGGCCATTCTCGCCTGGGGCGATCGCTGGCTCTCGAAAGAGGCTCCACCGATGATCCTCACCCATAAGACCTGCGGCCGGGACTTCACGCCAAAGGTCATTTGCGACAAATGTCGCCAACCTATCCACGCTTGGGAAATGGCATACGAGCGCAACTACGACATGACCGAGGACGGCGAAGTCCGGATCAGGGAATACGATCCCTGA
- a CDS encoding branched-chain amino acid ABC transporter permease yields MNRIAPLALLALAAILPFAGVYPLFLTKCLTFALFAMAFNLFTGYVGLLSIGHASFFGMGAYIAGYTAKAWGLPTPIALLAGIAVATALGAAFGAIAIRRRGIYFAMITLALAQMVYFFCSQAPFTGAEDGLQNIPRGAAFGLPLGNDLVFYYFVLLLTVLAYLFIQAIISKPFGETLQAIRDNEPRAISLGYDVRSYKLVAFTISAAIAGLAGSLKAFALGVATLPDVHWTQSGNVILMCLLGGMGTSLGPIVGAVVVVLLENQLASLGVIRFGFFSIDFSTKAPIVIGIVFMLCVLLFRRGIVGELIALLSKRGVAAGAAQRHTN; encoded by the coding sequence ATGAACCGCATCGCTCCACTCGCGCTGCTGGCGCTCGCTGCCATCCTTCCGTTCGCCGGCGTCTATCCGCTGTTCCTGACCAAATGTCTGACTTTCGCGCTCTTCGCCATGGCCTTCAACCTGTTCACGGGCTACGTCGGCCTGCTCTCAATCGGCCATGCGTCTTTCTTCGGGATGGGGGCATACATAGCCGGCTACACGGCGAAGGCCTGGGGCCTGCCGACCCCGATTGCCCTCCTGGCGGGCATTGCTGTCGCAACTGCTCTTGGAGCCGCATTTGGCGCCATTGCGATCCGACGCCGCGGCATCTATTTCGCGATGATCACGCTGGCCCTCGCCCAGATGGTGTACTTTTTCTGCAGCCAGGCGCCGTTCACGGGTGCGGAGGACGGCCTCCAGAACATCCCTCGCGGCGCGGCCTTCGGCTTACCGCTCGGCAACGATCTCGTCTTCTACTATTTTGTGCTGCTTCTAACCGTGCTGGCCTACCTCTTCATCCAGGCCATCATCAGCAAGCCATTCGGCGAGACCCTTCAGGCGATCCGAGACAACGAGCCGCGCGCCATATCGCTCGGCTACGACGTACGCTCGTACAAGCTCGTCGCCTTTACAATTTCCGCCGCGATCGCCGGCCTCGCCGGAAGCCTCAAGGCTTTCGCTCTCGGCGTGGCGACGCTTCCTGACGTCCACTGGACGCAGTCCGGCAACGTGATCCTGATGTGCCTGCTTGGTGGCATGGGAACTTCGCTCGGGCCGATCGTTGGCGCGGTCGTTGTCGTCCTGCTCGAGAACCAGCTCGCCAGTCTGGGCGTGATCCGCTTCGGCTTCTTCAGCATCGACTTCTCGACCAAGGCCCCGATCGTTATCGGCATTGTCTTCATGCTGTGCGTTTTACTCTTCCGCCGGGGAATCGTCGGCGAGCTGATCGCACTCCTGAGCAAGCGCGGAGTGGCAGCCGGGGCGGCACAAAGGCACACGAACTGA
- a CDS encoding GntR family transcriptional regulator: protein MALAEAGASSSVAGDLTISARTVQSLAVNKIREAILSGIFAPGQRIREAELCQRLGVSRTSVREALRSLEAERLVTIIPNKGPVITELSWEAAEQIYNVRALLEGEAAALMAQRRNPEDVEKMRAALLSFDAAVSRNSLPDQIAATGEFYKTILNGCGNEIIAQIIDGLLARINMLRSKSMSMSGRSRFSAMEMWSIFEAINAGNVEEARTLAEEHVKSAKNSARRYMDGLLENNS from the coding sequence ATGGCGTTGGCAGAGGCGGGAGCATCCTCATCGGTTGCTGGCGACCTGACCATTTCGGCGCGGACGGTGCAGAGCCTAGCGGTCAACAAAATCCGGGAGGCCATCCTCTCTGGCATTTTCGCGCCGGGTCAGCGCATACGTGAGGCAGAGTTGTGCCAGCGCCTGGGCGTCAGCCGGACTTCGGTGCGCGAGGCGCTGCGCAGCCTCGAGGCCGAGCGGCTGGTGACGATCATACCCAACAAGGGGCCGGTCATCACCGAACTATCTTGGGAAGCTGCCGAGCAGATCTACAATGTCCGCGCCCTGCTTGAAGGGGAGGCGGCTGCTCTGATGGCGCAACGCCGCAACCCGGAGGACGTGGAAAAGATGCGCGCCGCGCTGCTTTCGTTCGACGCTGCGGTCAGTCGGAATTCGCTGCCCGACCAGATCGCCGCCACCGGCGAATTCTACAAGACCATTCTCAATGGCTGCGGCAACGAGATCATTGCCCAGATCATCGATGGCCTCTTGGCGCGCATCAATATGCTGCGGTCCAAGTCGATGTCCATGTCGGGCCGCTCGCGCTTCAGCGCAATGGAGATGTGGAGCATCTTCGAGGCGATCAATGCCGGCAATGTCGAGGAAGCCCGCACGCTCGCCGAGGAGCACGTGAAAAGCGCCAAGAATTCAGCCCGACGCTATATGGATGGGCTGCTGGAGAATAATTCCTGA
- a CDS encoding branched-chain amino acid ABC transporter permease, with protein MIILGLPIQVLLGQLTIGLINGSFYALLSLGLAIIFGLLNVINFAHGAFFMLGALAAWLALTVGGVNYWWALLLAPLVTGLFGIIVERLLLRRLQGLDHLYSLLFTFGLALAIEGIVRDIYGTSGLAYPVPAALRGPVDLGFMRLPAYRIWVVAVALVACFGTWALIEKTRIGSYLRAGTENARLVQALGINVPLLVTLTYGFGVALAGLAGVLAAPIYQVQPQMGSSMLIIIFAVVVIGGLGSTMGTILTGLSLGVIEGLAKVFYPQASSTVVFMIMVVVLLLRPAGLFGKEA; from the coding sequence ATGATCATTCTCGGCCTGCCGATCCAGGTTCTGCTTGGCCAGCTCACCATCGGGCTCATCAACGGCAGCTTCTATGCGCTGCTCAGCCTTGGCCTGGCGATCATCTTCGGCCTGCTCAATGTCATCAACTTCGCGCATGGCGCCTTCTTCATGCTTGGCGCCCTCGCGGCCTGGCTCGCACTAACGGTCGGCGGCGTGAACTATTGGTGGGCGCTTCTCCTCGCGCCCCTCGTCACGGGCCTGTTCGGAATCATCGTCGAGCGTCTGCTTCTGCGCCGCCTGCAGGGCCTGGATCACCTCTACAGCTTGCTTTTCACATTTGGACTCGCGCTTGCGATCGAAGGCATAGTACGGGACATCTACGGGACCTCGGGCCTGGCCTATCCTGTGCCTGCCGCTCTGCGCGGACCGGTTGACCTCGGCTTCATGCGCCTACCGGCCTACCGCATCTGGGTCGTTGCCGTCGCACTCGTCGCCTGCTTCGGCACATGGGCGCTCATCGAGAAGACACGGATCGGGTCCTATCTGCGCGCGGGCACCGAAAATGCGCGGCTCGTACAGGCGCTCGGCATCAATGTGCCGTTGCTCGTTACGCTGACCTACGGCTTCGGTGTGGCACTGGCTGGCCTCGCCGGTGTTCTGGCTGCTCCGATCTATCAGGTTCAGCCCCAGATGGGCTCCAGTATGTTGATTATCATTTTCGCTGTCGTCGTGATCGGCGGCCTCGGCTCTACAATGGGCACCATCCTGACGGGGCTTTCACTCGGCGTGATCGAAGGGCTTGCCAAAGTCTTCTATCCGCAGGCCTCTTCCACCGTCGTCTTCATGATCATGGTCGTGGTCCTGCTCTTGCGACCAGCTGGTCTGTTCGGGAAGGAAGCCTGA
- a CDS encoding ABC transporter ATP-binding protein, with translation MLQARGISKSFGGFVAVQDLNLEVHCGGVHALIGPNGAGKTTVFNLLTRFIQPTAGQIIFMGEDITTLAPEFVARRGLVRSFQISATFEKLTVSQNIRVALQRPHVNAWRFFGNGAEGDKTDARIAELLMSFDLTSYANWRAGDLPYGRKRALELAATMATDPQVMLLDEPTQGLGFEDVERVADLIKVIGTDRTVLMVEHNMSLVSRIADRITVLRSGAIIADGDYLTVSRDPQVVEAYLGSGRRRARH, from the coding sequence GTGCTCCAGGCGCGAGGCATCTCCAAGTCGTTTGGCGGCTTCGTCGCGGTTCAGGACCTCAATCTGGAAGTCCACTGCGGCGGCGTGCATGCTTTGATCGGTCCCAACGGCGCCGGCAAGACAACGGTCTTCAATCTGTTGACGCGCTTCATCCAGCCAACCGCTGGCCAGATCATCTTCATGGGTGAGGACATCACTACCCTTGCACCGGAATTCGTGGCGCGTCGCGGGTTGGTTCGCTCTTTCCAGATCTCGGCGACCTTCGAAAAGCTGACTGTCTCGCAGAACATCCGGGTCGCACTACAGCGCCCACATGTGAATGCCTGGCGCTTTTTTGGAAATGGTGCCGAAGGGGACAAGACCGACGCCCGCATCGCCGAGTTGCTGATGAGCTTCGACCTAACGAGCTATGCGAACTGGCGGGCTGGTGACCTGCCGTATGGCCGCAAGCGTGCGCTCGAACTGGCGGCGACCATGGCGACAGATCCGCAAGTCATGCTGCTTGATGAGCCGACCCAGGGCCTCGGCTTCGAAGATGTCGAACGTGTAGCCGATCTCATCAAGGTGATCGGAACGGATCGGACGGTGCTGATGGTCGAGCACAACATGAGCCTGGTCTCTCGTATCGCCGATCGCATTACTGTCCTTCGTTCCGGCGCGATCATCGCCGACGGCGACTATCTGACCGTCTCGCGCGATCCCCAGGTCGTCGAGGCCTATCTCGGCTCTGGCCGGCGCAGGGCGAGGCACTGA
- a CDS encoding ABC transporter ATP-binding protein — translation MTEQSLPRASAAAAALSVRDLHAWYGHSHILHGISFDVAPGEVVALLGRNGSGRTTTLRAIMNLVGRREGSILVAGRETAKLQPHHISRLGIGYCPEERGIFASLSCEENLLLPPRIRDDAMQDDEIYALFPNLLRRRDAPGTKLSGGEQQMLAMARILRTGARTLLLDEISEGLAPVIVDALFDLILKLRELGFTILLVEQNLHFAAPLADRFIVLERGKVALEVEARDLEASTTAIDRLLGV, via the coding sequence ATGACCGAGCAGTCCCTGCCGCGGGCCTCGGCCGCCGCGGCCGCCCTCAGCGTTCGCGATCTCCACGCCTGGTACGGCCATTCGCACATCCTTCACGGCATTTCCTTCGACGTCGCACCCGGAGAGGTCGTGGCGCTGCTGGGCCGCAACGGAAGCGGCCGCACGACGACCCTGCGTGCGATCATGAACCTCGTCGGGCGGCGGGAGGGGTCTATCCTGGTCGCTGGGCGAGAAACCGCAAAGCTGCAACCGCACCATATCTCGCGTCTTGGCATCGGTTATTGCCCGGAGGAGCGAGGCATTTTCGCGAGCCTCAGCTGCGAAGAGAACTTGCTTCTGCCGCCGCGCATTCGCGACGACGCGATGCAGGACGACGAGATCTACGCGCTGTTTCCCAACCTTCTTCGCCGGCGCGACGCGCCCGGGACAAAACTCTCAGGCGGCGAGCAGCAGATGCTCGCAATGGCTCGCATCCTGAGGACCGGCGCGCGCACCCTTCTGCTGGACGAGATATCCGAGGGCTTGGCGCCCGTCATCGTCGATGCGCTCTTCGACCTGATTCTAAAATTGCGCGAGCTCGGCTTCACCATTCTGCTTGTCGAGCAAAACCTCCACTTCGCAGCGCCCCTGGCCGACCGTTTCATCGTCCTTGAACGCGGCAAGGTCGCGCTCGAAGTCGAAGCGAGGGATCTCGAGGCGAGTACGACGGCCATCGACCGTCTGCTGGGCGTCTGA
- a CDS encoding (2Fe-2S)-binding protein: protein MKVAFSVNGTNRTADISPTEMLVDVLRNKLSEVGTHKVCAQGICGACTVLLDGEPVTSCLTLAAQVHGRCVTTVEGLEDDNGLAPIQEAFMRHGAVQCGYCTPGFLMVAHALVKDHPHASREEIIDALRGNICRCTGYVKIIDAVADVVQKAAVAKGGL, encoded by the coding sequence ATGAAAGTCGCGTTTTCTGTCAATGGAACAAACAGGACCGCTGACATTTCCCCCACCGAGATGCTAGTGGACGTGTTGCGGAACAAATTATCGGAGGTCGGCACACATAAGGTCTGTGCCCAGGGAATCTGCGGCGCTTGCACAGTTCTCTTGGACGGCGAGCCTGTCACGTCCTGCCTGACGCTTGCGGCCCAGGTCCACGGCCGCTGCGTCACCACGGTCGAGGGCCTTGAGGACGACAACGGTCTGGCGCCCATCCAGGAAGCTTTCATGCGTCACGGCGCCGTGCAGTGCGGCTATTGCACGCCTGGTTTCCTCATGGTTGCGCATGCGCTCGTGAAAGACCATCCCCACGCAAGCCGCGAAGAGATCATTGACGCGTTGCGTGGTAATATCTGTCGCTGTACCGGCTATGTGAAAATTATCGATGCCGTTGCCGATGTTGTACAAAAGGCGGCGGTGGCTAAAGGAGGACTTTGA
- a CDS encoding iron-containing alcohol dehydrogenase yields MNDFIFNTTKTIVSQLGAAARIAEIVIPVLGSRIVLVTDAGLRRAGLIEPALASLEKAGASIAIFDDVVADPPEANVLALVSVIRRHEATGVLAIGGGSPMDVAKVAALIAGGGEQLSEVYGVNKAHGPRLPLVLVPTTAGTGSEVTPVAIITTGEAMKAGVVSQLLLPDIAVLDAELTTGLPSAVTAATGIDAMVHAIESYASTSPNNNPISQGLARQALRLLGANIREATFNGANRDARAAMLLGSLFAGQAFGNSPVAAVHALAYPIGGHFHVPHGLSNALVLAPVMRFNLPNAGHIYAQIAADAFPELATVDSGIRGSAFVDKLVELSRELNVPRGLRELQIPREALPMLAREAMKQTRLLVNNPREIHYQDALEIYETAY; encoded by the coding sequence ATGAACGACTTCATCTTCAACACGACCAAGACCATTGTCTCGCAGTTGGGCGCCGCGGCGCGGATCGCAGAGATCGTCATTCCGGTTCTCGGATCCCGCATCGTCCTCGTCACGGATGCCGGCCTGCGGCGCGCGGGCCTGATCGAGCCCGCCCTTGCATCGCTCGAAAAGGCGGGAGCTTCGATCGCGATTTTCGATGACGTCGTGGCCGACCCGCCCGAGGCCAACGTGCTCGCGCTGGTCAGCGTCATCCGTCGGCACGAAGCTACAGGGGTGCTCGCTATCGGTGGCGGGTCTCCCATGGATGTGGCCAAGGTTGCGGCGTTGATCGCAGGGGGCGGCGAACAACTTTCCGAGGTCTATGGTGTCAACAAGGCTCACGGTCCCCGTCTCCCGCTGGTTCTGGTGCCGACAACCGCCGGCACCGGCTCGGAAGTGACACCCGTCGCGATCATCACCACGGGCGAAGCGATGAAGGCCGGCGTGGTCTCGCAGCTGCTGCTGCCCGACATCGCAGTGCTGGACGCCGAGCTCACAACCGGCCTGCCCTCCGCGGTGACGGCTGCGACCGGGATCGACGCCATGGTCCATGCTATCGAATCCTATGCCTCGACCTCGCCGAACAACAACCCGATCTCGCAAGGTCTCGCGCGCCAGGCGCTGCGATTGCTTGGCGCCAATATTCGCGAGGCGACGTTCAACGGCGCCAATCGCGATGCGCGCGCCGCGATGCTGCTCGGCTCTCTCTTCGCCGGACAGGCCTTCGGCAATTCACCCGTGGCGGCGGTGCACGCGCTCGCCTACCCCATCGGCGGGCATTTCCATGTACCTCACGGACTGTCGAATGCCCTAGTTTTGGCCCCGGTGATGCGCTTCAATCTACCAAACGCTGGACATATCTACGCGCAGATCGCGGCCGACGCATTTCCGGAGCTCGCGACCGTCGACTCCGGAATTCGCGGGAGTGCCTTCGTGGACAAACTTGTCGAGCTCAGTCGCGAACTCAACGTCCCGCGAGGCCTCCGTGAACTCCAGATCCCGCGCGAAGCGCTGCCGATGCTGGCTCGCGAAGCCATGAAGCAAACGCGTCTCCTCGTCAATAACCCTCGCGAGATCCACTACCAGGATGCGTTGGAGATCTACGAGACAGCGTACTAA
- a CDS encoding FAD binding domain-containing protein, which translates to MTLVPDYIRARSVAEAAEALRAAEGGGILVAGGTIIASLINQHLAEPSTLIDISPIETMKSIRVQADGKVELGALVTHEQVRRSAEIHRHLPLMAEIAKDISSWRLRNRGTLGGSICTIGGQGDPATGLIALGAQLVLSRGHEQRTIPIESFYKDGFSLDLSEDEILETVIVPPMPPNARFAFGKEGPRNAMDWTQLTVSVVFTETRGCIETIRIGVNGAAATALRALGAEAALTGVAVDTIDWRSALAALAAEISPETDLVYSADFKRHLVGVLLKRAITKALGTTPHQENIV; encoded by the coding sequence ATGACTCTCGTTCCCGATTACATCCGTGCCCGCTCGGTCGCCGAGGCCGCGGAGGCGCTGCGCGCCGCCGAGGGCGGCGGCATCCTGGTCGCGGGCGGTACGATCATCGCCTCGCTCATCAATCAGCATCTGGCCGAGCCCTCGACTTTGATCGACATCAGCCCGATCGAAACGATGAAGTCCATTCGGGTGCAGGCCGACGGCAAGGTCGAGCTCGGCGCGCTGGTGACGCATGAACAAGTGCGCCGCTCGGCAGAGATCCACCGGCATCTGCCCCTGATGGCCGAGATTGCCAAGGACATCTCGTCCTGGCGGCTGCGCAATCGCGGCACGCTGGGCGGCAGCATCTGCACAATCGGCGGCCAGGGCGATCCAGCCACCGGCCTGATCGCACTCGGCGCACAACTGGTGCTGAGTCGCGGCCACGAGCAGCGCACCATCCCCATCGAGAGCTTCTACAAGGACGGGTTCAGCCTCGACCTGTCAGAGGATGAAATCCTTGAAACCGTGATCGTGCCGCCCATGCCACCGAATGCACGCTTCGCCTTCGGCAAGGAGGGGCCACGCAATGCCATGGACTGGACTCAGCTCACCGTGTCTGTCGTGTTCACGGAGACGCGAGGTTGCATCGAGACGATCCGCATCGGCGTCAATGGCGCAGCCGCGACGGCGTTGCGCGCCCTGGGTGCGGAAGCGGCTCTTACGGGTGTCGCGGTCGACACGATCGACTGGAGATCCGCGCTGGCCGCGCTCGCAGCGGAGATCAGTCCGGAAACCGACCTTGTCTATTCCGCCGACTTCAAGCGGCACCTCGTGGGAGTTCTGCTGAAACGCGCAATCACCAAGGCGCTCGGTACCACACCCCATCAGGAGAATATCGTATGA
- a CDS encoding AMP-binding protein, with amino-acid sequence MIITDLIAPIGELLGRQASKRPQALAFRDKDRSVSYGELAERTARIARHLQADGVAPGDRVAIYLPNSVDWVEACLGIVRAGAVAVPISFEATVDEIAYRIDDAECVAAFAREEKRETLRQASGTVAFFAFANGNGAVVTEAPPGAGPLDPRDIERPAFIVYTSGTTGRPKGVVLSLQGMLWVTAACWAPVAGLNADDYVLNALPLYHSYALNLAVVSIVATGASEYLMESFSTSRLAEVLTQEPITVLPGVPTVFHYMLERAKEEGRRTLSKVRICLSAGAVLPGPLNLEFESWFGVKLLDGYGITETSTMVTINTPSGGRFMGSCGLPLPGLATRIVDPNDRDLEPGSEGELIVRGPNVMLGYHNNPEATAAALRDGWYRTGDLARADRFGFLSITGRLKEIIIRGGQNIAPVEVEEAIFAHESVLDCAVVGIPHEFLGEVPVAFIIPREGHHLDEETVLTHCRTRLSSYKTPQSVVVVEAIPRTGSGKVQRFKLRQLLTEK; translated from the coding sequence ATGATTATCACCGATCTCATCGCCCCGATCGGCGAGCTCCTGGGCCGGCAGGCCTCGAAGCGCCCGCAGGCCCTGGCATTCCGGGACAAAGACCGTTCCGTGAGCTATGGCGAGCTGGCGGAACGGACGGCCCGGATCGCCAGGCACCTGCAGGCCGATGGCGTCGCCCCCGGCGATCGCGTCGCGATTTATCTGCCGAACTCGGTCGATTGGGTTGAGGCCTGCCTCGGCATCGTCAGGGCCGGCGCCGTCGCTGTCCCGATAAGCTTCGAGGCCACAGTCGACGAAATCGCCTATCGCATCGACGACGCGGAGTGCGTTGCCGCCTTCGCGCGTGAGGAGAAGCGCGAGACCCTGCGGCAGGCTTCCGGCACGGTCGCATTCTTCGCCTTCGCGAACGGAAATGGGGCGGTGGTCACGGAAGCGCCGCCCGGCGCGGGACCGCTGGACCCACGCGATATCGAACGACCGGCCTTCATCGTGTACACGTCCGGCACAACCGGGCGGCCGAAGGGAGTGGTGTTGTCGCTGCAGGGTATGCTGTGGGTTACGGCTGCTTGCTGGGCGCCAGTCGCCGGATTGAACGCCGATGACTACGTGTTGAATGCGCTGCCTCTCTACCACAGCTATGCTCTGAACCTCGCAGTGGTCAGCATCGTCGCAACCGGCGCCAGCGAATACCTGATGGAGAGCTTCTCCACCTCGCGCTTGGCCGAGGTACTCACGCAGGAGCCTATCACGGTGTTGCCCGGCGTTCCGACCGTGTTCCACTATATGCTCGAACGGGCGAAGGAAGAGGGTCGTCGGACGCTGTCAAAAGTACGCATCTGCCTTTCAGCCGGTGCAGTCCTTCCCGGCCCGCTCAACCTCGAGTTCGAAAGCTGGTTCGGCGTCAAACTGCTTGATGGCTACGGTATCACCGAGACGTCGACGATGGTAACGATCAACACACCGAGCGGCGGCAGGTTCATGGGCTCTTGCGGCTTGCCTCTGCCCGGACTGGCGACCCGGATAGTCGACCCTAATGACCGGGACCTCGAGCCCGGAAGCGAGGGCGAGCTGATCGTGCGCGGTCCGAATGTTATGCTCGGCTACCATAACAATCCCGAGGCAACAGCTGCGGCGCTCCGCGATGGCTGGTATCGCACCGGCGACCTGGCTCGCGCGGATCGCTTCGGCTTTCTGTCCATCACGGGGAGGCTCAAGGAGATCATAATTCGCGGTGGCCAGAACATTGCTCCTGTCGAGGTTGAGGAAGCAATATTCGCCCATGAAAGCGTCCTCGACTGCGCCGTCGTCGGTATTCCGCACGAGTTCCTGGGGGAAGTACCGGTTGCCTTCATCATTCCGCGAGAAGGTCACCACCTTGACGAGGAGACCGTACTGACGCACTGCCGGACGCGGCTTTCCAGCTACAAGACGCCGCAGTCCGTCGTGGTCGTCGAGGCGATACCCAGAACCGGATCGGGTAAAGTGCAACGGTTTAAGCTCAGACAATTGCTGACGGAGAAGTAA